In the genome of Triticum urartu cultivar G1812 chromosome 5, Tu2.1, whole genome shotgun sequence, one region contains:
- the LOC125510570 gene encoding stem-specific protein TSJT1-like: protein MLAVFDQTVAKCPEGLRSPPAAGAAAGGGGAAALMKGFAAANDAAVTVSLGSAGALAYSSANKNPLVPRMFGSVNDIFCLFQGHVENIGNLKQHYGLSKTANEVTILIEAYRTLRDRGPLPASQVVRDLSGRFAFILYDTVSKSTFVAADADGSIPFFWGVDSEDHLVFSDDNELLKAGCGNSFAPFPKGCFYTTSGGLQSFEHPLNELKAVPRVDSQGQMCGSTFKVDSEAKKDSGIPRVGSAADWSNHF from the exons ATGCTGGCCGTGTTCGACCAGACGGTGGCCAAGTGCCCGGAGGGCCTCCGCAGCCCGCCGgcggccggtgcggcggcggggggcggaggcGCGGCCGCGCTGATGAAGGGCTTCGCCGCCGCCAACGACGCCGCGGTCACCGTCAGCCTCGGCTCCGCCGGCGCCCTCGCCTACTCCTCCGCCAACAAGAACCCCCTCGTCCCCAG GATGTTCGGTTCTGTAAATGACATATTTTGCCTGTTCCAAGGACATGTTGAGAACATTGGCAACCTGAAGCAACACTATGGTCTGAGCAAGACAGCAAATGAGGTTACCATCCTGATTGAGGCCTACAGAACCCTCCGGGACAGGGGCCCACTCCCAGCTAGCCAGGTCGTGAGAGATCTCAGTGGAAGGTTCGCTTTCATCCTCTACGATACCGTGTCGAAATCCACCTTCGTCGCTGCT GATGCTGATGGCAGTATCCCCTTCTTCTGGGGAGTTGACTCTGAAGACCACCTTGTGTTCTCTGACGATAATGAGCTTCTCAAGGCAGGCTGTGGAAACTCATTCGCGCCATTCCCCAAAG GCTGCTTCTACACCACATCTGGAGGGCTGCAGAGCTTCGAGCACCCGCTGAACGAGCTGAAGGCCGTGCCACGTGTGGACAGCCAGGGCCAGATGTGCGGCTCCACCTTCAAGGTCGACAGTGAGGCCAAGAAGGACTCGGGGATCCCTCGCGTCGGTAGTGCTGCTGATTGGTCTAACCACTTCTAG